In Poecilia reticulata strain Guanapo linkage group LG1, Guppy_female_1.0+MT, whole genome shotgun sequence, one genomic interval encodes:
- the polq gene encoding DNA polymerase theta isoform X2 produces the protein MTSGALKKKSYLGQHQIKKKTSILGNNEPPDGEMLLQTTLGKTNRPISMNKYSLVGGAVPLPLGDSTLALDEEMLQVMDAVDLSKGEVRRGVKEKQISALFPPPRPTAQNALGKMERNSGMMKDRESISYTNGGDDPQQRGCRSRGDSNRPGWSADCKDLAQKLLFSEDSGEVDHPQRDHQNNHSDNLSACTLPCVETNNSRKADGSGKQKLRRRNSPPSDKKANSSENINPPLDVSTKYILFSPTRLAAARRRAKLQPSLQNQSASVLTVPSGLELSMLSDTLPPPGVALRAPEQQAEKLLLSSWGLPKPVLERYQKHGVTQMFEWQAQCLNVGQALHGGNLVYSAPTSAGKTLVSELLILKRVLETKRKALFIVPFVSVAKEKMHYLQSVFEEAGIRVEGYMGSTSAAGGFTTLDVAVCTIEKANSLINRLIEENSMCLLGMVVVDELHMVGDSGRGYLLELLLTKIRYIAQKQNTSGSLSEGVQIIGMSATLPNLSLLASWLSADLYQTDYRPVPLQEHLKVGCNIYDKSLSVVRQFAPTLSVKGDDDHIVSLCYETVKEGHSVLLFCPSKNWCEKLADTVARAFFNLRHADLQGEAVPQPVRLDTEGLDDVLAQLRRTPAGLDPILQCTVPWGVAFHHAGLTFDERDVLEGAFRQGLIRVLAATSTLSSGVNLPARRVIIRTPTFNGRLLDPLTYKQMAGRAGRKGVDTTGESVLVCKQNERQKGISLLKGLLQPISSCLVRREGEGVTTSMLRAILEIIVGGVASSPQDVRLYASCSLLAASMESDNKTESNKQNSKGAIEACVEWLMGNEFISIQKDGQDEQYCPTQLGVATLSSSLSPPEALGIFADLQRAMKGFVLENDLHILYLITPLYAEWTTIDWYQFFCLWEQMPSSMKRVAELVGVQEGFLARSVSGKLVAKTEKQLRQMAIHKRFFTTLVLQDLVSEVPLGTVASKYNCNRGQLQSLQQSASTYAGMVTVFCKRLGWHNMELLLSQYQTRLSFGVQRELVDLVRISLLNAVRARALYAQGLCTVAEIARATVPDVEKALRNAVPFKSSKRAVDESEMEAAERRNLRCVWVTGGRALTEQEAAAEIVSEARLLLQEDLAQLGVHWDPSVLPPQSSSGSSSDDYTSGDSDASSVSYVSSHRSPTDRTKEHQARKRRDKKKVSENRGEEVRRDAEIDKGIADGKDVKQDVMKSEFCEVLVERSEERMKAKPKTSGQNDAGHAEEKQENKGEMLEKNKTQVEEVNKGNKQIGGANLPHLNSPAPERSLTQELADIIPSPLPQLPPQVQPLSSPTLAPRFRPPISRLEPQQSTAKADFSSSPLQPGRLKHSIALSKILQSIQTDRALQDQLQPADRLHSKAQDTTPATSQEKSDDISTPTQADLSTSSPASAPLFTPEAKRRRTEAGGVDTFSSPELYAGSRTDEVGQDGVEEESFSKSFDLDTQTERIIVQHEFSGTAAEGDEGVEPPRVQQENSVAGDEHDRRSEAEGLQTASPRFNISVTESQLELILNTNHRISPSPTRGREDQDKDENTRDNRLPNNTEAAAESPNRSSSFLFDSMYDSLLLDALQSNQLPEPAGEEESPSPRPAPSAQQRRRSELLTNQEAEEQEAVQWGESFFNLSEWGDSLLVGEHFLERQSLLRHAERTEEENQELQRPNEDEDLILKSQNESDEEKQGNDQPCNQNNQQFTEKGLDEGKTAQQVGKKTNEEKENNRENLVVKHSLVQNSLESAFCCSPELQEIFDRWPSMSDQPGATASTTADASELPHPATHQDRKRKKSQHPDAAQTVQVTERPGSAGDLIPPTQATPPVTPKVKLTTSSVHSPVVAQPLKQSTPSNRLQEKRATSHAANSRLKAAVSCFDSRPQKSLCLPPESVASPPSPQPKPPSDTESSVSPAGFSLQLSQEASVCCSNSGSFSIIDVASDRRIFDTFVKEWKTKERFSIALACEKRECGQHPEDEIGGKHKRASEAHLKLDGFPVRDNEGLTLIGLSVCWGARDAYYISLEQEQRKGLSSSLAPPPLDDALPVRERLQQVKVCLSGQVTHLKGRVAVVNNIIKVYKRLVQSCGISLEGNCEDPKVACWLLDPGSEERTLPNMVTVYCPEELPLLDGLGNALSHCPRVRAATKSVLIHAVMNHLSGLLEQDGTLDVFRRIEMPSQVCLALLELNGVGFSVEECERQKHVMQAKLSALEAEAYSLAGHTFSLTSVDDIAQVLFLELHLPPNGDITGPRNKKTLGYTRRGGGRVRLGKQFSTTKDVLEKLRPLHPLPAVVLEWRRITNALTKVVFPLQREKQYHPTLDMDRIYPVAQTHTATGRVSFTEPNIQNVPKDFEICMPTVVGESPPSQGGFQMPNKLGKRRNSAAPFPAAVEQGPAFSVSMRHAFIPFSGGMILAADYSQLELRVLAHLSKDQRLLQVLNGGADVFRCIAAEWKSVDPESVQDSLRQQAKQICYGIIYGMGAKSLGEQMGVEENDAACYIESFKARYKGINTFLKQTVKKCLKDGYVQTLMGRRRYLAGISSTNPHVKAHAERQAVNTTVQGSAADIVKLATVNIQKRLRKTYPAAPLSHQHTHSAHSHRRIGTSLLRGAYFVLQLHDELIYETTEQDLIQVAQIVKREMESAVKLYVKLKAKVRVGPSWGNLQDLDI, from the exons ATGACCTCGGGtgctctgaaaaagaaaagttaccTGGGACAGCACCAGATCAAGAAGAAGACGAG CATCCTAGGCAACAATGAGCCACCGGACGGAGAAATGCTGTTGCAGACAACATTAGGGAAAACAAATAGACCTATAAGCATGAATAAATATAGCCTCGTG GGTGGAGCAGTTCCTCTTCCATTGGGCGATTCCACTTTAGCTCTTGATGAAGAAATGCTACAGGTTATGGATGCTGTTGATCTTTCTAAGGGTGAAGTTAGAAGGGGTgttaaggaaaaacaaatttcagcTCTGTTTCCTCCTCCACGACCCACTGCACAGAACGCACTCGGCAAAATGGAGAGAAACTCTGGAATGATGAAGGACCGGGAATCTATTTCTTACACAAATGGGGGGGATGATCCTCAGCAGAGAGGCTGTAGATCTAGAGGGGATTCTAACAGACCAGGATGGAGCGCTGACTGCAAAGACCTGGCTCAGAAGCTTCTTTTCAGTGAGGACTCTGGTGAAGTGGACCATCCTCAGAGAGACCACCAGAATAACCATTCAGATAATCTCTCTGCCTGCACTCTGCCTTGTGTAGAAACAAATAACAGTCGAAAAGCAGACGGCTCCGGCAA GCAGAAACTCAGAAGGAGAAACTCTCCTCCCAGTGATAAGAAAGCTAACTCGAGTGAGAACATCAATCCGCCTCTGGATGTatctacaaaatatattttattcagtcCTACCCGCCTCGCAGCAGCCAGGCGAAGGGCCAAACTTCAGCCGTCGTTACAGAACCAGTCTGCATCTGTACTCACAGTGCCCAGTGGCCTGGAGCTCAGCATGCTCAGCGACACGCTTCCTCCGCCAG GCGTGGCCTTGCGTGCTCCTGAGCAGCAGGCTGAAAAGCTGCTGTTATCCAGCTGGGGCTTACCAAAGCCTGTCCTAGAGCGCTACCAGAAACACGGAGTCACTCAGATGTTTGAGTGGCAGGCACAGTGCCTCAATGTTGGACAGGCTTTGCATGGAGGGAACCTTGTGTACTCTG ccCCCACTAGTGCTGGCAAAACTCTGGTTTCGGAGCTGCTGATCCTGAAGCGCGTGCTGGAGACCAAAAGAAAAGCACTTTTCATTGTGCCATTTGTGTCTGTGGCCAAAGAAAAGATGCACTACCTTCAG AGCGTGTTTGAAGAGGCTGGGATTCGTGTGGAGGGCTACATGGGGAGTACTTCGGCTGCAGGAGGGTTCACCACGTTGGATGTGGCTGTTTGCACCATAGAAAAAGCCAATTCTTTAATTAACAGACTGATCGAAGAAAATAGCATGTGTCTACTAG gcATGGTGGTGGTTGATGAGTTACATATGGTTGGAGATTCTGGGAGGGGATACCTACTGGAACTGCTCTTAACCAAGATCCGCTACATCGCACAGAAGCAGAACACATCAGG GTCTCTTTCAGAGGGCGTACAGATCATCGGTATGAGCGCCACTTTGCCAAATCTCTCTCTGCTGGCTAGCTGGTTGAGTGCAGATTTATACCAAACAGATTACAGGCCCGTACCCCTGCAGGAACATCTCAAAGTGGGATGCAACATATACGACAAGAGCCTTTCCGTGGTTCGACAGTTTGCCCCTACTCTCAGCGTTAAG GGCGACGACGATCATATTGTGAGCTTGTGTTATGAAACTGTGAAAGAAGGCCACTCGGTGCTGCTGTTCTGTCCCTCAAAGAACTGGTGTGAAAAGCTGGCTGATACCGTCGCCAGAGCATTCTTTAACCTCAGACATGCAG aTCTTCAGGGAGAAGCTGTGCCACAGCCTGTGCGTCTAGATACAGAGGGCTTAGATGATGTGCTAGCTCAGCTGAGGCGAACTCCAGCTGGTCTTGATCCCATCCTGCAGTGCACTGTCCCGTGGGGGGTGGCCTTCCACCACGCCG GGTTGACGTTTGATGAGCGGGATGTGCTGGAGGGAGCTTTTCGTCAGGGACTGATCAGAGTTCTGGCTGCCACCTCCACCCTTTCATCAGGAGTCAATCTTCCGGCTCGCAGGGTCATCATTCGAACTCCAACTTTTAACGGACGCTTGCTGGACCCGCTCACATACAAACAGATGGCTGGACGAGCAGGGAGAAAAGGAGTGGACACCACAG GTGAAAGTGTGCTTGTGTGTAAGCAGAACGAGCGTCAGAAGGGTATTAGTCTCCTTAAGGGACttcttcagccaatcagcagctgcCTGGTGAGACGGGAAGGCGAGGGTGTAACCACCAGCATGCTGAGAGCGATCCTGGAG ATTATTGTTGGAGGTGTGGCCAGCTCTCCACAGGATGTGAGGTTGTACGCCTCATGCTCCCTTTTAGCTGCCAGCATGGAAAGTGACAACAAGACCGAATCTAATAAGCAGAACAGCAAAGGAGCTATTGAGGCTTGTGTTGAATGGCTGATGGGAAATGAATTTATTAGTATTCAAAAGGATGGGCAAG ATGAGCAGTATTGTCCAACCCAACTAGGGGTTGCCACTCTTTCTTCGTCCCTCTCTCCTCCAGAGGCTTTGGGAATATTTGCAGATCTCCAACGGGCAATGAAGGGATTCGTACTCGAAAACGATTTGCACATTCTCTATCTG ATTACTCCGCTGTATGCAGAGTGGACTACAATAGATTGGTATCAGTTTTTCTGCCTGTGGGAGCAGATGCCTTCCTCGATGAAGAGAGTGGCGGAGCTGGTTGGTGTCCAGGAAGGCTTTCTTGCACGATCTGTCAGCGGCAAACTTGTTGCCAAGACTGAAAAGCAGCTCAGACAGATGGCCATTCATAAACG GTTTTTCACAACTCTTGTTCTCCAGGATCTGGTCAGCGAAGTGCCTCTGGGAACTGTTGCTTCTAAGTACAACTGCAATCGAGGACAGCTGCAGTCTCTTCAACAATCTGCTTCCACATATGCAG GAATGGTGACCGTGTTCTGCAAGCGTCTGGGCTGGCACAACATGGAGCTGCTGTTGTCTCAGTACCAGACCAGGCTGAGCTTTGGAGTCCAGAGAGAGCTCGTCGATCTGGTTCGGATTTCCCTTCTGAACGCAGTGCGAGCCAGAGCGCTCTACGCTCAGGGGCTCTGCACCGTAGCTGAAATAGCTCGGGCCACAGTTCCTGACGTGGAGAAAGCGTTAAGGAACGCCGTCCCCTTCAAAAG TTCTAAGAGAGCGGTGGATGAGAGCGAGATGGAGGCGGCAGAGAGGCGGAACCTGCGCTGTGTGTGGGTCACCGGCGGACGGGCTCTGAcagaacaggaagcagctgctgaGATTGTCTCTGAAGCGAGGCTCCTCCTTCAAGAGGACCTGGCTCAGCTCGGAGTTCACTGGGATCCATCAGTACTTCCTCCACAGTCCTCCTCTGGAAGTAGCTCTGACGATTACACCAGTGGGGATTCAGATGCTTCGTCTGTCTCTTACGTCAGCTCGCACCGATCACCAACAGATAGGACTAAAGAGCATCAAGCGAGAAAGCGGAGGGACAAGAAGAAAGTCAGTGAGAATCGTGGAGAGGAGGTTAGGAGAGATGCAGAAATCGACAAAGGGATTGCTGACGGGAAAGACGTGAAGCAGGATGTGATGAAATCTGAATTCTGTGAAGTTCTAGTAGAAAGATCTGAGGaaagaatgaaagcaaaacCAAAGACATCAGGCCAAAATGATGCCGGAcatgcagaggaaaaacaggaaaacaaaggggaaatgttggagaaaaacaaaacacaagtagAAGAGGTGaataaaggaaacaaacaaattggGGGAGCAAATCTTCCCCATTTAAATTCCCCTGCTCCTGAAAGGAGCCTAACACAAGAGCTGGCTGACATTATTCCCAGCCCTCTCCCTCAGCTGCCCCCTCAGGTTCAGCCCCTATCCTCTCCAACCCTGGCCCCACGGTTCAGACCCCCGATTTCTCGCTTAGAGCCACAACAAAGCACAGCAAAAGCAGACTTTTCTTCATCCCCTCTGCAGCCAGGGAGACTAAAACACTCGATCGCATTAAGCAAAATCCTCCAATCAATACAAACTGATCGGGCTCTGCAGGATCAGTTGCAGCCTGCTGACAGGTTACACTCAAAAGCCCAAGACACAACGCCTGCAACCTCTCAAGAAAAGTCAGATGATATTTCTACGCCTACGCAAGCAGATTTGTCAACATCTTCTCCTGCCTCTGCTCCCCTGTTCACTCCCGAGGCCAAACGAAGAAGAACCGAAGCCGGAGGGGTGGATACGTTTTCATCTCCTGAGTTGTACGCAGGCAGTAGGACTGATGAAGTGGGGCAGGATGGTGTGGAAGAAGAAAGTTTCAGCAAAAGCTTTGACTTGGACACTCAGACAGAAAGAATTATAGTTCAACATGAGTTCAGTGGCACAGCTGCAGAAGGAGATGAGGGAGTAGAACCGCCGAGGGTACAACAGGAGAATTCAGTAGCAGGAGATGAACATGACAGAAGAAGTGAAGCTGAAGGCCTTCAGACAGCGTCTCCCAGATTCAATATTTCTGTGACAGAGAGCCAACTGGAGCTCATCCTTAACACAAACCACAGA ATATCTCCAAGTCCaacaagaggaagagaagaCCAAGATAAAGATGAAAACACACGTGACAATCGGCTCCCTAACAATACCGAGGCTGCAGCAGAGAGTccaaacagaagcagcagcttcctgttcGACAGCATGTATGACAGCCTTCTCCTGGACGCTCTGCAATCAAACCAGCTACCTGAACCAGCAGGTGAAGAAGAATCTCCTAGCCCACGTCCCGCTCCGTCAGCCCAGCAGAGGCGGCGCAGTGAGCTTCTCACCAACCAGGAGGCGGAGGAGCAGGAGGCGGTCCAGTGGGGCGAGTCCTTCTTCAATCTGTCCGAGTGGGGGGACTCGCTCTTGGTGGGTGAACACTTTCTGGAGAGGCAGAGTTTACTGAGACACGCAGAGAGaactgaagaagaaaaccaaGAACTGCAGCGACCAAACGAAGATGaagatctgattttaaaatccCAAAACGAGTCTGACGAGGAGAAGCAAGGCAACGATCAGCCTTGCAATCAAAACAATCAACAATTTACTGAAAAAGGTTTAGATGAGGGAAAAACTGCACAGCAGGTTGGAAAGAAAACCAacgaagaaaaagaaaataataggGAAAACTTAGTTGTCAAACACTCACTTGTCCAAAATTCACTTGAAAGTGCTTTTTGTTGCAGCCCTGAGTTACAGGAAATCTTCGACCGCTGGCCTAGTATGTCTGACCAGCCAGGCGCCACTGCTTCAACCACGGCAGATGCTTCAGAGTTGCCCCATCCAGCGACACATCaagacagaaagaggaaaaaatccCAACATCCTGATGCTGCTCAAACGGTGCAGGTCACAGAGAGACCAGGCTCTGCTGGTGACCTTATTCCCCCAACGCAGGCCACGCCCCCTGTCACACCAAAAGTGAAACTAACCACCTCCTCTGTCCACTCACCTGTCGTCGCTCAGCCTCTCAAACAGTCGACACCCTCAAACCGCCTTCAAGAAAAACGGGCCACATCCCACGCTGCGAACAGTCGCTTGAAGGCAGCTGTTTCGTGTTTTGATAGCAGACCGCAGAAAAGCCTCTGCCTCCCCCCAGAGAGTGTCGCCTCTCCACCGTCCCCGCAGCCCAAGCCCCCATCTGACACAGAGTCCTCGGTGAGCCCTGCAGGTTTCTCTCTCCAGCTGTCCCAGGAGGCCTCCGTCTGCTGCAGCAACTCTGGGAGCTTCTCCATCATAGACGTGGCGAGCGACAGACGAATTTTTGATACTTTTGTTAAAGAGTGGAAGACAAAAGAGCGGTTCTCTATTGCTTTGGCTTGCGAGAAGAGAGAGTGCGGGCAGCACCCCGAGGATGAAATAGGAGGGAAACATAAGagag CATCAGAAGCTCATCTAAAGCTTGATGGTTTTCCAGTAAGAGACAACGAAGGCCTTACTTTGATTGGGCTTTCTGTCTGCTGGGGAGCCAGAGATGCATACTATATTTCTCTAGAGCAGGAGCAAAGAAAAG GTCTGAGCTCCAGTCTGGCTCCTCCTCCACTCGATGATGCTCTGCCAGTAAGGGAAAGGTTGCAGCAGGTGAAGGTCTGTCTGAGCGGACAGGTGACTCATCTCAAGGGCCGTGTGGCTGTCGTGAATAACATTATCAAGGTGTACAAGAGGCTGGTACAGAGCTGTGGCATCAGCCTGGAGGGAAATTGTGAGGATCCAAAG GTTGCCTGCTGGCTGCTGGATCCTGGCAGTGAGGAAAGAACTCTTCCCAACATGGTGACTGTCTATTGTCCCGAAGAACTACCCCTGCTGGATGGTCTCGGGAACGCACTCTCCCACTGTCCTCGAGTCAGGGCCGCAACCAAGAGCGTCCTCATACATGCTGTGATGAACCACCTCTCCGGTCTGCTGGAGCAAGACGGCACACTGG ATGTGTTTAGGAGAATAGAGATGCCTTCCCAGGTTTGTCTGGCTCTGTTGGAACTGAACGGAGTTGGCTTCAGCGTGGAGGAgtgtgagagacaaaaacatgtgATGCAGGCCAAACTGTCGGCGCTGGAAGCCGAGGCTTACAGCCTGGCTGGACACACCTTCTCCCTCACAAGTGTTGACGACATAGCACAG GTATTGTTTTTGGAGCTTCATCTGCCTCCAAACGGAGACATAACTGGACCAAGAAATAAGAAGACTCTGGGTTACACCAGGAGAGGCGGCGGCAGAGTGCGACTTGGGAAGCAGTTCAGCACTACCAAG gatgttttagaaaaacttcGTCCCCTGCACCCTTTGCCAGCTGTAGTCCTGGAGTGGCGGAGAATCACCAACGCCTTGACTAAAGTGGTGTTTCCCCTGCAGAGGGAGAAGCAGTATCATCCTACATTGGATATGGACAGAATATACCCCgtcgcacaaacacacacagcaacag GTAGAGTGAGCTTTACTGAGCCAAACATCCAGAACGTCCCCAAAGATTTTGAGATTTGCATGCCTACAGTGGTCGGAGAAAGCCCTCCTTCTCAGGGTGGCTTCCAGATGCCCAACAAGCTGGG aaagagGAGAAACTCTGCTGCTCCTTTTCCTGCAGCTGTAGAGCAAGGCCCGGCCTTCTCCGTCAGCATGAGACATGCATTTATTCCCTTCTCAG GAGGAATGATACTGGCAGCTGATTACTCTCAACTGGAACTGAGAGTGCTGGCTCACCTCTCGAAGGATCAGCGCCTCCTGCAG GTGCTGAATGGAGGAGCTGACGTGTTCCGTTGCATCGCTGCTGAGTGGAAAAGTGTTGACCCAGAGTCTGTACAGGACAGCCTCAGACAACAGGCAAAACAG ATTTGCTATGGCATCATCTATGGAATGGGAGCAAAGTCACTTGGGGAGCAAATGGGAGTGGAGGAGAACGACGCAGCCTGCTACATCGAGAGTTTCAAAGCTAGATACAAAG GGATCAACACTTTTCTTAAGCAGACTGTAAAGAAGTGCTTAAAGGACGGCTATGTTCAGACGCTGATGGGCCGGCGGAGATATTTAGCTGGGATCTCCAGCACAAATCCACACGTCAAAGCTCAC GCAGAGCGGCAGGCGGTGAACACGACGGTGCAGGGTTCGGCAGCCGACATCGTCAAACTGGCTACCGTCAACATCCAGAAACGGTTACGAAAAACATATCCTGCAGCCCCATTGTCTCACCAACACACGCACTCAG CTCACAGTCACCGCAGAATTGGGACGTCTTTGCTCAGGGGAGCCTATTTTGTCCTCCAGCTGCATGATGAGCTCATCTACGAAACCACAGAACAGGATCTCATACAG GTTGCACAGATAGTCAAAAGGGAGATGGAGTCAGCAGTGAAGCTGTATGTGAAGCTCAAAGCCAAAGTCAGAGTTGGACCCAGCTGGGGAAACCTGCAGGACCTCGATATATAA